Within the Cryomorphaceae bacterium genome, the region GAGGGCTTCCTGTACCCACGGATGATTCCGTGAAGAATACGGTGTTGGCCGCCCTGGAAATGCAGGAATACATCAAACAACGCAAACAGCAAAAGGATGTTCTTGGAGAACCTGCTTTTGAAATGCGGGTGGGCATTCATACCGGCCCCGTAGTGGCTGGAATCGTGGGGGTTAAAAAGTTCCAGTACGACATCTGGGGCGATACGGTGAATACGGCCAGCAGAATGGAATCATCGGGCGAAGCGGGTAAGGTGAATATCTCTGAGAGCACTTATGAGTTGGTAAAACACGAATTCACATTCGAAGAAAGAGGCGAAATTCAAGCCAAGGGAAAAGGGAAATTGAAGATGTATTTTGTTAGTTAAAAGAGGAGAGTGAAAAGTGAAAAGTTAACAGTAGAGAGTAAGGAGTGAAGGGTATGTTCGGATATGTTCAGTAAAGTGTGTCATTTCAAAAGAATAGTTACGCTAAGGAATTGATGCTGGTGTTTTACTGAAGGAAGCTAAGGTCTTATTCACAAAATGAGGTGCAAATGTGAACTCCCTGTATGATTGCTGTTTAATTCGCGTAAGAGCACATTTACCGAAATAGCTCTATCTTGCGCAATGCAAAGGATGATTTGCTAAAACCTTCTGAATGATTGTCATGGGTCGTATATCGCGTGTTAAATGGAGGCATGTTACCGGAGTCTGTATCCTACACCTGTCTCTATTTCTGAGTGTTCAATTTGCAAGCAGCCAATCTTCTCTAATTGACTCGCTGGAGCAAGTACTGGCCACCGACACAATCTCAGACAAGGCCCGCCTTGATGTGCTGAGAACCCTAATAAGCAATACAATTTCTACTGATAAGGAAAAAATGCTTGCCTATGCTGAAGATGCCGTTCTTTTGGCACGCCGCACAAACCATGGCCACATGGAAAGTTTTGGTCTTTTGTACATCGGTATCTATCATGACCTCACCGGCAAGCCACGCGCAGGAATTCCCTACCTTGACAGCGCAGCCTTAATCGCTGAAAACCTCAATGATAATCGCCTGCTAATTTCATGTCTTAACAGCAAATCCGTTATTTACTACAAGCTCACCGAGCATGAAAAAGGCCTTGAAACTAATTTGAGGATGATTGAAGTGGCTCGTACCGATGATCTTTTTCAGGAGTACGAGAGCTTTGCATTGGGCAATATCGGTGGTATTTACAAGCAGATGGACGAGCTTGACAAAAGTACTGAATATTATACACTTGCCCTGGAAGCCGCCGAGAAAGGCAATGCTAAGCGCCCCATTGCCATTGCATTGCAAAATCTGGGTAATATTAAAACCACATTGGGTGATTACAAAGAAGCTGAATCACTATTAATGAGAAGCCTGGCGATTAAAGAAGAACTCGGCGACGAGCGCTCCATCACCTACTCACTGCAAGCATTATCCGGGCTATATACCACCATGGACCAACCCGATAAGGCCGTTGAATTCGTCACACGCGGGCTGTTTATAAACAGAAAGCTTAATTACAAATATGGTGAGGCTCTTTCGCTCAGCGAACTTGGAAAAATTGAGCGTAACAGGAATAATCTGGATATTGCACAAGCACATCTCGTAGAAGCTCTTGGACTCGCAGAGGAAACAGAGAGTTCAGACCTGGTAATGAAGCTGCTTAAGGAACTTGCCGGACTCCACCACGATTTGAATAAACACCAGGAAGCCTACCAATATCTCACCAGATACAACGAGCTAAATGCAGAGCTTTTTAAAAAAGAGAAATTTGAGGCGCTTTCTGACATGAGAGAGAAGTACGAAACCGAACAGAAGGAACAACAAATCACACTGCTCGAAAAGGATAACCAGATTCAGCGCGCAATTAGAAATAGCGTAGGCGGTGGATTACTGATTACCATCGCCTTTCTGGGTGTTGTTTTCATGCAACGTAACAGAATCTCACGCGAAAAAAAGCGCAGCGACGAACTGCTTCTGAATATCTTGCCCGAAGAAGTAGCCGAGGAACTTAAAGCAAAAGGCGAGGCCGAAGCGCAACTCATCAATCAGGTCACGGTGCTGTTTACCGATTTTAAAGGATTTACCTCCATGAGTGAACAACTCACTCCGCAGGAGCTGGTTCGCGACCTCCATGAGTGCTTTTCGGCGTTTGACCATATTTGCCAGAAATACGGCATAGAAAAAATCAAAACCATCGGCGACGCATACATGGCCGCCGGAGGCCTGCCCTCGCCGCGGTCAACCCACGCCAAAGACGTGGTGCACGCCGCCCTGGAAATGGCCGCATTCATCGAAAAGGGCAAAGACCGGAAAATGGCAAATAACCACCCGTTTTTCGAAGTCCGCATAGGGGTTCATACAGGCCCTGTTGTTGCTGGCATTGTGGGTGTCAAAAAATTCCAGTACGACATTTGGGGCGACACGGTGAATACGGCTTCGAGAATGGAAAGCAGCGGCGAGGTGGGTAAGGTGAATATCTCTGAAAGCACCTATGAACTATTAAAAGACCATTCTGACTTCGCCTTTGAGAGGCGGGGCAAGATTAAGGCGAAAGGGAAAGGGGAGTTGGAGATGCTGTTTGTAGAATCACGAAAGTGATTGGACAAATAGTCCCGAAGTATTTCGGGGTATTTTGTTAGGGAAAAGTGAAAAGTGAAGAGTGATAAATGAAGAGTGAAAAAACTGGAGCGGAGAA harbors:
- a CDS encoding adenylate/guanylate cyclase domain-containing protein, giving the protein GLPVPTDDSVKNTVLAALEMQEYIKQRKQQKDVLGEPAFEMRVGIHTGPVVAGIVGVKKFQYDIWGDTVNTASRMESSGEAGKVNISESTYELVKHEFTFEERGEIQAKGKGKLKMYFVS